Within Topomyia yanbarensis strain Yona2022 chromosome 2, ASM3024719v1, whole genome shotgun sequence, the genomic segment GAAAGTCCTTCAGGAGGTCGAGATTGAGATGAACCTAGGAAACGTAATGCGAAGGATCTCAATTGTGGAATCGACTACAATACGTCATACTTAGTACTTACAATACCAAAAATTCATGTTCAATAGAATTGTCCTGTTCTACTGAAAATAATTGTCGAACGAGCATATTTTCTCCGATTCacgatttcaacagaaaaatgtaTAACTTCTGTCACATGTAGCTAAACcgtaaaaattacaaaagcaATTCGAAAAATATGTTAATGTGTCTTGAGCTAGTTCAATAAACGCACATTCATTGTTAATATCATTTGCAGTATCTTACAACATCCCATATATCTAACACTACCAAAGTTCTTGATCGAATGTGCTtaacaaatatattttcataatatttcttttaataaattgtaagGTTTTATTTGTACATATTTCTGATAACCGTGCTACCATTCTAATTAGTAAATCAATAGACAACACTCATTTCATAAATATTTCTCGACTCGTAAACCAACAAAAAATGTTAGGGCACAGCTACAGACTTGGTGGTTCAAATCGTGCTGATCACCGAATCGATGCGCCTGCAAGCTATGATGGCCACCTACGGAATTCAAACACAAACTCCAAATGAGGTAAGCACTATGTTGCCGTAATAATAATAGCAGAAATTAGCTGCCAAAATGCTACTTCCATTATCCGTTTCCATAGGTTGAACCCGTCCAGATTTGGTCCTCTACGCAGTTGATCAACGTGTACCAGCAGTTGGGAGTAAACGAGAAACTAGGCTTAACCGGGCGACCTTCGCGACCAGTTGGTTCGTTGGGAACGAGTAAGGTACTTTTCCCCGGGGAAACCATATCGAAGCTATGTGCGTCCTTATGTAAATTCTCTCCTTTTTCAGGTCTATCGCATATGTGGCATGACGGTGCTCTGCTATCCGCTGATCTTCGAAGTGTCCGATTTCTATCTGTACCGTGACATGGCTTTGCTGATTGACGATATAAAAACGGAGCTGCAATTTGTGGGCAAGTACTGGCGTTTATCGGGTAGACCGACGGTTTGTCTGCTAATTCGCGAGGAGCACATGCGTGATCCTCAGTTTAAGGAAATGATCGATCTGCTAGCCATGCTGAAAAAGGGTTATTGTGATGGAATGAAAGTTCGTATCGGTCGCTTGCAAAATTTGATATCAAGTTCCTGTATTGAGCATCTGGATTTCATGTCCCACATGGACTTACCGGATCCCAGTGAATCGTCATTCGCTCAGATCCATCACGATTACATTGGATATCAGAGCTTGACGGATGTACCCAGGGCCCAGTCCTACCGCGAAAAGAAAATAAGTGCTGCTGAATACCAAACAAAATCAACAGCCGATATTGTCGAGGGGTTGAGAAACACTGAATCGATATTTTTACAAAGTCAATTACTCGGAATTCTGCTACATCGCGAGGGTGCCAATTACGAAATCGCTGGCGATACGGTTCACGCTCGATTAACTGAACTATACTGTCGTGCCGGTACTCTTCGATACTGGCGAGCTGTTCGCTACTGCAGCTCTCTACTGCGACACATTGTCGATTCAATATCGCCCTTCATTACAACTGTGCTGGTGAACGGAAAACAAATTACCGTAGGAGTGCTCGGTCAGCGGGAAACCGTCTTTGATAAACCGATGACACCGGAGGAAATCCAGAACGTGATGTACTCGACGGTTCAACCGTACAACGTGATCTACGCTGTGTTGCAGCAGGAGGTAGTGCTGTACTGTGGTCGCTTGATCGCAACCAACCCGGATATATTCAAGGGTATTCTAAAAATTCGCGTCGGTTGGGTACTGGAAGCTATGAGGTTGTATCTGGTCATGACTGGCAATGAGGGCACTGACATCGAAAATCTTTCCCCCTTCCATATTCGAAAGCTATTGCAAAGGGTACTAACGGCAAGTGAATATACCAGCGAAGATTCGTAAGTATAATGTCAAGTTTTTACCAATATCTATTAATATTCATTCGATTAAACAGTGGTTTCAGCGCCCTGCAACGTCGCCAGCTCGAAGGATGTTTGTTCCGTGTACCTCACTCGTTCTACAACCACGTGTGGGATGTTCTGGAACGGACACCACTGGGCATTACCGTGCAAGGTCACACTCTTCCAGCAACGACCACTCTGTCTAACAAAAGCCGAAGCGAATTCTCGTTCGCCTTACAGGTTGAAGAAATGCTGTATAAAATCGACGAACCTGAACGTCGCCAAATTGTCGTGGAGTTACTATGCATCGTAGCTACAATTCTGCGACGCAATCCCGAGCTTCGGTTCAATCAGATTCTGGATCTGGACTTCCTGCTGGAGGATTCTTTTGCTATGTACTGCAAGGATCATGGTTTGCCGGCCACAAAGGATATTTCACCACTCTTTTCGCTATCACAAATTCAAACCACCGGCTATCTGGCTCGGGCAGCGGTTAACAGTGTACTCATGCGATGCGCACTCGCTTCGGACATTTTCGCCGAAGACGTTGAAGATCACTGCCGGGTGCAGTGAATTAGAAAGCTGGTGCCACTTTACACTCAATATATAGATTACATTTTACTTCCTATTGACTGTATTTTACCCGACGATAGAGTCACAAAAGTTTAGTTCGATCTGTTTCCAAAGAAAATTTTAGCAGCAGTTTTAAAGCTGATTTGGCCATTTATATCGATTTTGATAAGCTTTTGAAGCCTTTAAAGTTGAACTTACCCTTGTAGAACAATATAACCAACTCATAGAATACTATTATTGTTAGAATAGTCATTAGAATGCTATTATTAAAATGCATGAGCAAATcgagtgatttttttcttttgacaTATTCGAAAAAGTAATAGCCTTACGAAAATTGAGAAGCTACGGTACAATAGACATATACCCTCCTGTCTATACCCTTCTGCCAGTCagataatataattttcgtcatttagttttttttttataataatacGGTGACACCTCTAATTATCAGAGTCAGGAGAGAACAAAGATGACCAGGAggagaaaaatatttattttcaatttcaggAATCGAGAGATCAAAGGCATGGGTTGCAAACTCGGACGGCCTTCaccaggaagaatcatgtactgggacgccgagTGGTCGGCTCAGATGCGGACCGACAACACATCGAGTTGCGAGTGTGATGTTGGTGCTGTAGAAAGTTTGTGCTGTAGCTCactcgacagagatgttttgtaTCGCCTTGAAggcgcatcaaaccatcgtgggctGGGTGTACGGTACAGGCGGGAGAGGATACTTTCGAAAATAAAGCAAAAGAGGCAGTTTAATCTGTATATTTATGGTTTTTAGGAatccaatagttgagatctggcagaacagtactcagtgcatgcccagacaatatgttcgatatcatGGAAACCGTCGACACAAACGCAGACACCTCTAttcgcgagcccaatacgtcgaaTATGAGCGTCTAACGTGTAATGATTGGATATCAGCCGAGACATCACAAGAATGAAAGCCCGACCCAAATCCATTCCTCTGAACCAAgatttcgttgataccttcggaatAATAGAATGGAGCCGCTTTCCTAACTCTCCATTTCTTCATGATATCTGCAAATTTTCTAGCGTTCTGTTGCGAGAGATATTGAagaattcattgaagcagattggtctttcgtagatgtcaccttctaaagcgcccACCTTAGATAAAATTCGCCTgggatggagcaatgcgagggaaccaaAACTGAgataatcttgtacgatcttacagacaaagcataCAGTAGCTCCCATATTTTTCTCAGAAAATacggaatgtgctttctaggtttcatcaAATGGAGAGCTTCTATTTAGCTGAGGTTGTCCGAaataataaagtaatgatcCTTGGGCAGAGTATCATTAATGCCAAGGGTATTCCTACTgaaagttctgcgacgtaaactgaagcaggatcattcaatttgaatgaggcggtgaggttttgatagAGGCTTGACCTGTCGATgaaaaacatcttgttgcagtcgacttctcgaaatttactatgaaagatgcttgggatcacttgcggaggTATgagatccgggattccacgaatctcataTTTCATGGGTGTGtggaagaatacagttgaattagAAGCATTAAGGAGATTGAGGATAGCTTCGAATAATATGAAGAAGAATTAATAATTTGCGCCATGTAattgaagtacaaggacatgaatcgggtttgagaattgagttcGACAAGTCTcccgaaatttgcaattactaacgggttcaatatatcgcatcggatgagcaatcgatactcGTGgcgaattcgatacccagctgaacggcttaagcagacaaattgtccaaggtatcttacaggcgaaagaccatgctggtggagcttctcagaaagaattttgatagaaactgaatcaaaaaccCCCTTtgtatctaggaaaactgatgccatctgctctttgctagcataaggcattggaatttctgttgagagcagcGCAAGACAATCGCTCgtctctttgcctttgcggagaccaaattgtatatctgacagtaagccatttgcttaaCTCAATTGtcaaggcgaaacaagatcattttctcgaacaactttcggatacaggaaagCATTGGAAcgggtcgatacgagttgtggtcggaggctggtttttgtagtttttggatggcgatgaccttcacttgcctccaaacttgagggacaatattacatATTATTATTACATCATAAAAGGGCGAGTAAGAATTTCACCATCGAGAAAGGTGATTCGTTCGCGATACCGTAAGAGGCGAAGTGCGGTAGATCTTTTGTTCCGGGCAGAGTCCAGACAAACCTTGGCGAATTCGattatccaacggtttgaatattccttgCTCTCGTTAGTACTTTTTCGGTTGCGCATACGCCAGGCCGTGCCACAAAGAGTGcttatcgatgtttctctcgttactCCGTCAACAAACCGGTGCCAGTAACTCCGTTTCTTAGCATTAATCAAACTATTCATTCGCATGTCTAatgtcgcgtactgtcgataactagcgggtaacccgtcgtcccccgaaggtcttatacgcggcggccttctccgcatACACGTCTGCGtgctctttgtcccaccatcgGTTGGGTAGCCGTCCGCGAGAGTTCGCATCTGATACTCGTTTAGTCTGAGATtaaatcgcggtatcgagaatcaagccagccaggaacccgtactcttgtgtggactcgattttgtcggataccGCGGACTCGTAccttttccaatcaatatttgatgaaaGGTCATATGACACACTGATTGTATTCGGTGTctttgaaccgttagcaatagtaattacgattagcagatggtcgctgccgtgggtatcaaggattaccttccacatgcaatctaaccgcagggATGTCGAGAAGAAAAACGTTCGAGCGCGCTGGGGAGCAGTAATCCGTGTCATTTTacccgtgttcaaaatggtcatattgaagttgccTCAAAGCTTCATGGAGTGAGGTAGATCGACTATCGtcatgaagacaacctcatTCCGTACCATCATCTATAACTAGCCTCGCTGCGGGGTGAAATTCCGCAATATCACCAAGCCGTCTGTGGCTAATTGAGGCTCTAGGGGAGACAAGATTTGGGagcacttggggtttttgatgttcctggaagtgctgggaactccatTTCTGACCTCAGGTTTTTGAGACTGGGAGctgcttgcttcggttttgcaccagtacttcctcgagTAGTTATTTTTGACaacttctggcctttacaacgaagcttggaagagattttcctcctttttctactgcttctaggcgcagcagaagatgttctatcctggggttcatcacaatCGCCTTCGTCTGTAGACAAGTTAGTACAGATGTTCGTAGGGTCCGATGGTGTAGCTtatctttaacatttctgtcaaaggtcctcgcaattctaaATCGGATCGGAGACTACCCCGGAACAATCAACCTTATTTGATGGTGCATATACTCTACACTCTTTCGTGaaaggctcgtagccagcaatatcatttgcctggttTAAGGGATTacatacttttttatttttcaaaaaatcgaaattttttcattactttatctgaaagtactactccttgagaatattttcccaaattatagagatccgagaaatagatcgatagttacagcgcttccaagcgcgcttcgtctaccaagagcagtggtaacttgaaagtttaaactcgattttctcaaaatctcgtttttccaaaaatggttttttcgtgatcacgattgccaaaaaaccactcaacctttaatttttttttcaattgatcgcaattaatttttctcgtaccttaacgattccttcTTTAcgcataattttttgttttgtagatgagaatttttaataaaatttttagaGCCTAAAATAGCGCTTTTCTAGGAAAAGCGTTCTTGAATGCAGGATAaacttattatttattcaactaatcattaaggtacgagaaatacTAATATACCAAtgcaattttttgagttttgagattttagttgatctattggtcttcaatcgtgatcaccgcaaacctcaaTAATTAAAAGGGCTTCGAGGGAAAAGCCATaactctctcgttagtccgtcaacaacgaagcttggaagagaaGATGTTCCTTCTTTTTCTATTACTTCTAggtacagcagaagatgttcctcCTGGAGTTCAttacagtcgccttcgtcagtagacaagctagtatagatgttcgtagggtccgatggcgtagctatctttggCATTtatgcaaaagatcgcttagagcgtccctgaagggaacgcttaagattctcctcgcgctgtttgtatgcGGGACATGTCGGGTGATCATGTGAATTTCCCCCTGACATggcttccacaggaatcatccacatgattcccaccgTATTTCCCACAAAGCGCCTTATTACTACATTGGGAAGCTGTGTgttccaattgtttgcaattagtacagttcatgacacGCAGCACAAAAAGggacaggcagacgaaccttgtcaaagaggaggtaattaggTAGAGAAGAACCAGCGAAGGTCATCCGATAAGACTCTAGAGTTGAcatatggcctgtgttaagccaaatgggaccaagcgccattttaaGATACCTGCCTAAAAAACGCTGTCACATCCAATTTAATGCTAGTAACACCcacataaaattatttttgagtaCTCAAATAGTAATTGAAAGTAAATTAGTATCCCTCAACTTTCTcagttaatggcaagttatcaaaaaatgattttttgcatgaaaaataccagaaaaaaatcatggcGCTTGGTTCGGtatggcttaacgcaggccatatGTCCTCTTTCCGTCcactgcgactgatgctgaatgcaaacgtttgcactccagtatcttcactggctagAGCATGGGGTCTTTAAGAAAGCCAACCCCATGTGTCAGCAGATCCGGACAGTTTAAACTCGGATCGGAGACAACCCCGGCACATTCAAACGTATTCGATGGTACATATAACCTATATTCCTTCGCGTAAAAGGCTTAGaatcagcaatatcatttgcctagTTCAAGCTatttaccaccacccgaagcttatcagggcgaattttcgatcagaactcgagaaatcgtcaataaattcaaacattttttgtctTTGGCTCGGAACAAGATCACTTTAAACCGGGctgccgattttgtttcgacatccatctcaccttgattTGAACCACTGTCAGGGGGAGTAATTTTTGCACACGCTTTTTTACCAGTGCAAACTGGTATTATAGGCAAGAATGGGGAGTGTAATATTATAGATTTGTGTATTAGGATGGgtcaaaaattagattccagctccgaccAAATTTTTAGGGAACAGTTGgatcctagaacaactgtgcaaattcttagctcgatcggtgaaactatatttttgcgcccattgtttgaagtttacatgggattttgtatgggaaaattaacctttacaaaataattcctccaggagtcgcccattacttcctaaaaataaatcgttacgtggcttttataggaaatttaataaagaaataaggtcttgaaaaccacgaaacgatctgacgcttgtgaaaaaagttattaagcagaaaccgattgatgctctgacgattgataaaatattcattttttctagcaccactgctgctgGTTGTCTGATTATactcaattttgttttaatcctctcttaatttgtctaaatcgtttatctatactatttcgtcacttcgcaaggttttaaggaacaaattgaggcttcttttgtacataataagagaaagttaaaaaatttgtattcatttagaccgtcagaagcagtgatgctatgaaaagtgaaatttttatcaatcttcagagcatcaattggtttttgcttaataactttttccacaagcatccgatcgttttgcagtcttctagattttgtttccttgacaaatttcctataaaaatcagacatctacttatttttaggagataacgagcgactcttggaagaattaatttgcaaaagacaattttcccatacgaaatcccatgtaaactttaaaccgtgggcgcaaaaatatcgGTGAAACGAGTTAAAAATttacagagttgttctgggagctaaatgggacccaaaaagttactcggagccaaattttatttttttcatataactatgTCCCACTCTATTGTGTATATAAcagtatccagacggcttacaagaaaaaaaaaaacactgcttCACTGCTCACTGGTCGGATAACGGTAAACGCGCACACACAAAAGGGAAAAACAACTGAAACCTCGAGGCGGagaatgcgcaagataaccttggcAGCGGGTTAGCACTATTCTTTTTAAAATTGCACTGCACGGACTGGAATGATCGACCAATCGGTCCTAGAGTCATAGAACGAATGAAGTTAAAACATTCATCGAATGTCTATACCGTATTCGCTGCCTTCGCTGCTGTTGTCTGTTGTGATCCGTTAAGTGGAAACGATATGGATCATGCTGTCGCAGTGTTCCACGGAACTGTATAAGAGATACTCCGCCGCATAGTTACTATGAAACGTGTCGAAAGAAAGGCGGACTATAAGTATCCGTGGTGGAACTTTGATCTTCGTCGTCTACGCAACATGCTCCGAGAACAACGCAAGCGATACTTCCGTCACAAGACCGATGAAATCAAAGCTGTTTCGCCAAACCGAACTTCAATTCTGAAACTTCCCGCGAGCATTCGGTGAATAAATGTCATGAAGAAACAGCAACCTTCGGAACAACTCCAACGTTCtggaaaattgtgaaaaagtAGACAACGTGCTGGGGGTATTCCCGTAAATTTTTATCCCGGGGCTGCCAGCGCGCAATTCACAGTCGAGTTCGTAAACCATTTTGCAGAAAACTTTCGCGGGCTATTCACCAACTCAGCTGTCTCTCCGCACAACAGTATATGGACATATTACCATCATTGACCTTTCTATTCCCGGCCAGGCCTGGATAGCATGCCTCCAATATTCATAAAGGGATGAGCACGATCGTTATTTCTGCCGGTTAGTCTTATCTTTAACGGCTCAATCACTGAAAACGTCTTCCCGAGTGTATGGAAAGAAACGGCTATAATTTCAGTTCACAAGGCTGGAGACATtcataatgttgaaaattacagaggaaATTCGCTTTTGAACTGTTTGGCTAAAGTCCTTAAACAATTTGTTTACAATGTGATGTACATCCTCGACGATTGTCAGCTCGGATTTGTGAAGCAACATTCTACTACTTCAAATTTGATAATGTACATTGTAAGATGTCCCCTTTGTTGAGAAGCGTCAACAAACCGACACAATATATTTTGACTTCTCAAAAGCATTCGATAAAGCACCTCACAACATTGCTCTTCTCAAACTGCAACTGTCTAGTCGATGTGGTTTTGTTAGAATTAGTTCAACGTGTTTTAGCCTGCTTGATATGCCAACTGCAGTCCCTCAAGGAAATCACCTAGGCACGttgattttcattttattcataaacgACCTTTGCACTCGTATCCAATCTGGAAAACTATTCTTCGCCGACAACTTAAAGATTTTTCGTTCCATTGCTTCTGCTGCACACTTCAAGATGACGTACTTAATATTGAACAATGGTTCTGTTGAATGGCATGCGGGTACACGTTGACAAATGTTAGATGATAAGTTTCAGGCGATCGTTCACTCTATCCCATTATGAGTACTTGCTTCAAGGCCGCGCCATCGAAAGAGTGATTTAGTAGTGCTGTTTGAAAGCTTAGCTTGTCGTGTCACATCACCCCAACGACGGTGAAGGCGTTCGCAATACTTGGTTTCTTGAAGCGAAATACGACTGACTGACGATTTATATGCTCTAAAATCTCTATTTTGCTGGTTGGTGCGAAGCATTTGGAGTATGTGCGAGTGTGGTCCCCATCACAACGTCTAAATGAAACGGTTAGAATGCGTACAAAAATCTTGCGTGCAATATGCTCTAAGAAATTTGCCGTGGAATGACCATACCCGTCTACCACCTTATAACGATTTGACAAGCCTCTGTAGAAGTTAACGAAAAAAATGAGTTCTGTTCTTTTGGGGCGACTCAGACGAATCTTTTCGGGTAGTAAAAGCAAGACTTGCAAGTACCAGCTTGGATGCGTGGAATTGTTACATCTGCTGTAATGGCTACTGCCTTGAAGTATGAAGAGATTAAAACAGCATGTATGGAAGGTGACGAAATACAACAGGAGGTGAAAGCTTTGGAAACTGGGTGTTGTGATGATTTACACTTACCGTTCAAAAAGTTACATCAATACAGTTTACTGCTATCATGAATAGTCTAGAAAAGCAGGCGGACGAGTTTGCTGGATGTAATTGTTTTACGCAGCACTATCGTGTCTACGTGTTCGCTCGgacagtggagatcgacggtgtagttACCAAACCGGGTCAGAAATGCGAAATCCTGCTGAAGTACGGTGTTGGCTGTTTCAAGCACCCTGAATTCGACAGGCGAAGATACTGAATTGCAAACATCGCAGAGGATAAGAAAATATCATATTTTTCAGTCGACTTGCTTCGGACTTCACAGAATCTTCTTTTCTAAATTATATTCGTCTGGGCACGGTTCAGCGCGAAAGGCACAGTGAACAAGTCTAGCCTCCTTGAATGTTAATATACTGTGTTTGGGCAACTCAACCTAATAATGATGTGAACATCATGAACACGTTAGAGAGCCTTGTTTGACCCCTTCCGGTACAAGTTTGGCCTTGCTGAATCATGGGCAGCGACATGAAAATTAAGTTTTTACATTGGTTTGAAGCAGCATGTTTCTCCAGATGTACATGATCCAAGATTATCTTGGATCCGCCAACGATAACGAATAACGATAATATAACGAAACTTATTGTTGCCCCTTCCCCTAAGGGTTAGCTACCTATTATTAGAAGACAACGTCATCGAACTAACTTAAGGACAAATATTGATTGTACAGATAAATGGTTTTATTATTCAATAGTGTATGTAGATTGTTTTGTTACATGGGTTCTAAACagtcttttcaaaatttgagcgaaCCTCAACTGTCAATAATTGGAATTACACACCTATCAAACTATTTAGTAGAATAGTTTGTCCACAATGACTAGACTCGACAAACCCCCTGCACAACTAAATTTCCT encodes:
- the LOC131683691 gene encoding probable phosphorylase b kinase regulatory subunit beta isoform X6; the encoded protein is MTSMERLVPSVPSVARQPSLDDMNLDQFLKISNYEDTVKQLDIYYGIVKRQLLQFQSPITGLFPVLSTDREVGSIRDSVYCAASIWSLYQAYRRIDDDRGKSYELGQSAVKCMRGVLECWIKQAHRVEKFKSRQCAVNALHCKFHLDTGEEIYSDERYNHLQIDVVSIYLIFLVQMISSGLQIIYTQDEVAFVQNLVYYVERAYRTPDYGMWERGSKYNDGTPEIHASSIGMAKSALEAINGCNLFGEKGASWSVVYVDIDAHNRNRSIFETMLPRESSSKGVDASLIPTLSFPAFASHEDRLVEMTKANVIMRLKGKKGFKRFSRDGYLSRLEDKTRRYYHKGEIKEFDGFECEWPMFYTYMIIDGVFKNNLEQIEEYQMELRKCMHSDQNGDPVVSMCYAPDGDGMYTRASSQALFLWGQSVFIIAQLLTAGLLHINELDPIRRYLPSYNRPRKGGRYSAFQGTATDLVVQIVLITESMRLQAMMATYGIQTQTPNEVEPVQIWSSTQLINVYQQLGVNEKLGLTGRPSRPVGSLGTSKVYRICGMTVLCYPLIFEVSDFYLYRDMALLIDDIKTELQFVGKYWRLSGRPTVCLLIREEHMRDPQFKEMIDLLAMLKKGYCDGMKVRIGRLQNLISSSCIEHLDFMSHMDLPDPSESSFAQIHHDYIGYQSLTDVPRAQSYREKKISAAEYQTKSTADIVEGLRNTESIFLQSQLLGILLHREGANYEIAGDTVHARLTELYCRAGTLRYWRAVRYCSSLLRHIVDSISPFITTVLVNGKQITVGVLGQRETVFDKPMTPEEIQNVMYSTVQPYNVIYAVLQQEVVLYCGRLIATNPDIFKGILKIRVGWVLEAMRLYLVMTGNEGTDIENLSPFHIRKLLQRVLTASEYTSEDSGFSALQRRQLEGCLFRVPHSFYNHVWDVLERTPLGITVQGHTLPATTTLSNKSRSEFSFALQVEEMLYKIDEPERRQIVVELLCIVATILRRNPELRFNQILDLDFLLEDSFAMYCKDHGLPATKDISPLFSLSQIQTTGYLARAAVNSVLMRCALASDIFAEDVEDHCRVQ
- the LOC131683691 gene encoding probable phosphorylase b kinase regulatory subunit beta isoform X1; protein product: MTSMERLVPSVPSVARQPSLDDMNLDQFLKISNYEDTVKQLDIYYGIVKRQLLQFQSPITGLFPVLSTDREVGSIRDSVYCAASIWSLYQAYRRIDDDRGKSYELGQSAVKCMRGVLECWIKQAHRVEKFKSRQCAVNALHCKFHLDTGEEIYSDERYNHLQIDVVSIYLIFLVQMISSGLQIIYTQDEVAFVQNLVYYVERAYRTPDYGMWERGSKYNDGTPEIHASSIGMAKSALEAINGCNLFGEKGASWSVVYVDIDAHNRNRSIFETMLPRESSSKGVDASLIPTLSFPAFASHEDRLVEMTKANVIMRLKGKKGFKRFSRDGYLSRLEDKTRRYYHKGEIKEFDGFECEWPMFYTYMIIDGVFKNNLEQIEEYQMELRKCMHSDQNGDPVVSMCYAPDGDGMYTRASSQALFLWGQSVFIIAQLLTAGLLHINELDPIRRYLPSYNRPRKGGRYSAFQAKPGIRTKIGSALAVMHRPLVLSKAIDGEATTNDQHHQHQQHHVDHHSHSRKDSEVEQDQQSVVSDVSEKRGTATDLVVQIVLITESMRLQAMMATYGIQTQTPNEVEPVQIWSSTQLINVYQQLGVNEKLGLTGRPSRPVGSLGTSKVYRICGMTVLCYPLIFEVSDFYLYRDMALLIDDIKTELQFVGKYWRLSGRPTVCLLIREEHMRDPQFKEMIDLLAMLKKGYCDGMKVRIGRLQNLISSSCIEHLDFMSHMDLPDPSESSFAQIHHDYIGYQSLTDVPRAQSYREKKISAAEYQTKSTADIVEGLRNTESIFLQSQLLGILLHREGANYEIAGDTVHARLTELYCRAGTLRYWRAVRYCSSLLRHIVDSISPFITTVLVNGKQITVGVLGQRETVFDKPMTPEEIQNVMYSTVQPYNVIYAVLQQEVVLYCGRLIATNPDIFKGILKIRVGWVLEAMRLYLVMTGNEGTDIENLSPFHIRKLLQRVLTASEYTSEDSGFSALQRRQLEGCLFRVPHSFYNHVWDVLERTPLGITVQGHTLPATTTLSNKSRSEFSFALQVEEMLYKIDEPERRQIVVELLCIVATILRRNPELRFNQILDLDFLLEDSFAMYCKDHGLPATKDISPLFSLSQIQTTGYLARAAVNSVLMRCALASDIFAEDVEDHCRVQ
- the LOC131683691 gene encoding probable phosphorylase b kinase regulatory subunit beta isoform X4, giving the protein MTSMERLVPSVPSVARQPSLDDMNLDQFLKISNYEDTVKQLDIYYGIVKRQLLQFQSPITGLFPVLSTDREVGSIRDSVYCAASIWSLYQAYRRIDDDRGKSYELGQSAVKCMRGVLECWIKQAHRVEKFKSRQCAVNALHCKFHLDTGEEIYSDERYNHLQIDVVSIYLIFLVQMISSGLQIIYTQDEVAFVQNLVYYVERAYRTPDYGMWERGSKYNDGTPEIHASSIGMAKSALEAINGCNLFGEKGASWSVVYVDIDAHNRNRSIFETMLPRESSSKGVDASLIPTLSFPAFASHEDRLVEMTKANVIMRLKGKKGFKRFSRDGYLSRLEDKTRRYYHKGEIKEFDGFECEWPMFYTYMIIDGVFKNNLEQIEEYQMELRKCMHSDQNGDPVVSMCYAPDGDGMYTRASSQALFLWGQSVFIIAQLLTAGLLHINELDPIRRYLPSYNRPRKGGRYSAFQAKPGIRTKIGSGTATDLVVQIVLITESMRLQAMMATYGIQTQTPNEVEPVQIWSSTQLINVYQQLGVNEKLGLTGRPSRPVGSLGTSKVYRICGMTVLCYPLIFEVSDFYLYRDMALLIDDIKTELQFVGKYWRLSGRPTVCLLIREEHMRDPQFKEMIDLLAMLKKGYCDGMKVRIGRLQNLISSSCIEHLDFMSHMDLPDPSESSFAQIHHDYIGYQSLTDVPRAQSYREKKISAAEYQTKSTADIVEGLRNTESIFLQSQLLGILLHREGANYEIAGDTVHARLTELYCRAGTLRYWRAVRYCSSLLRHIVDSISPFITTVLVNGKQITVGVLGQRETVFDKPMTPEEIQNVMYSTVQPYNVIYAVLQQEVVLYCGRLIATNPDIFKGILKIRVGWVLEAMRLYLVMTGNEGTDIENLSPFHIRKLLQRVLTASEYTSEDSGFSALQRRQLEGCLFRVPHSFYNHVWDVLERTPLGITVQGHTLPATTTLSNKSRSEFSFALQVEEMLYKIDEPERRQIVVELLCIVATILRRNPELRFNQILDLDFLLEDSFAMYCKDHGLPATKDISPLFSLSQIQTTGYLARAAVNSVLMRCALASDIFAEDVEDHCRVQ